The Pseudomonas asiatica genome has a segment encoding these proteins:
- the mnmH gene encoding tRNA 2-selenouridine(34) synthase MnmH: MRPDCTDFRQLFLDDVPMMDMRAPVEFAKGAFPGAVNLPLMNDQERQKVGTCYKQKGQAEAIVLGHKLVSGEIKQARLEAWAKFAEDHPEGYLYCFRGGLRSHLVQKVLRDEKGIHYPLVEGGYKAMRHFLLETTQQAVAQCDFVLVGGLTGTGKTDVLHLLDNELDLEGYANHRGSSFGKRATAQPAQIDFENRLAIDVLKKRARGIEQFVLEDEGRIVGSCTVPLELYQGMQQYPLVWLEDSLANRVERILRDYVIDLSAEFVSLHGEEDGLRLFAETLLQSMGRIHKRLGGERHQRLSEILRQALEEQQRSGSVELHRVFIESLLGEYYDPMYAYQRAAKAERIEFAGDAVEVREYLKARALREPRK; this comes from the coding sequence ATGCGCCCCGACTGCACCGACTTCCGCCAGTTGTTCCTCGACGATGTGCCGATGATGGACATGCGTGCACCTGTCGAATTTGCCAAGGGCGCCTTCCCCGGTGCCGTAAACCTGCCGCTGATGAATGACCAGGAGCGGCAAAAGGTCGGCACCTGCTACAAGCAGAAGGGCCAGGCTGAAGCCATCGTTCTGGGCCACAAGCTGGTCAGCGGCGAGATCAAGCAGGCACGTCTGGAGGCCTGGGCAAAGTTCGCCGAGGATCACCCGGAAGGCTACCTGTACTGCTTCCGTGGCGGCCTGCGCTCGCATCTTGTGCAGAAAGTGCTGCGCGATGAGAAGGGCATCCACTACCCCCTCGTCGAGGGCGGCTACAAGGCCATGCGCCACTTCCTGCTGGAGACTACCCAACAGGCGGTCGCGCAATGTGATTTCGTGCTCGTGGGCGGCCTGACCGGCACCGGCAAGACCGACGTGCTGCACCTGCTGGACAACGAGCTGGACCTGGAGGGCTACGCCAACCATCGCGGTTCCAGCTTTGGCAAGCGCGCCACTGCACAGCCAGCGCAGATCGACTTCGAGAACAGGCTGGCCATAGACGTGTTGAAAAAACGCGCCCGGGGTATCGAGCAGTTCGTGCTGGAAGACGAAGGCCGAATCGTGGGCAGTTGCACCGTACCGCTGGAGTTGTACCAGGGCATGCAGCAATACCCACTGGTGTGGCTGGAAGACAGTTTGGCCAACCGCGTGGAGCGTATCCTGCGCGACTACGTGATCGACCTGAGCGCCGAGTTCGTCAGCCTGCATGGTGAAGAAGATGGCCTTCGACTGTTTGCCGAGACGCTTCTGCAGAGCATGGGCAGGATTCACAAGCGCCTCGGCGGCGAGCGCCATCAGCGGCTGTCGGAAATCCTGCGCCAGGCGCTGGAAGAACAGCAGCGCAGTGGTTCGGTGGAGTTGCACCGGGTCTTCATCGAAAGCTTGCTGGGCGAGTATTACGACCCGATGTATGCCTACCAGCGTGCAGCGAAGGCAGAGCGTATCGAGTTTGCCGGGGATGCGGTGGAAGTGCGCGAGTACCTCAAGGCCCGGGCGCTGCGCGAACCGCGCAAGTAG
- a CDS encoding GNAT family N-acetyltransferase, whose translation MTPPRSFPSDLCLDSPRLQLRPMRHADAAQWLAIMADPEVMRYWHHAPWQNLAEAESALAADREAYANGDQLKLGMYRRDNGELIGMVQLFNIDDVSRRGEIGYCLASAVQGRGYMDEALTCFIDYLAHTLHMRRLEGEIDPRNQGSARTLERQGFVLEGTLRARWCVAGELSDSGIYGLLLEPPVA comes from the coding sequence GTGACCCCACCCCGCAGTTTCCCCAGTGACCTCTGCCTCGACAGCCCGCGTCTGCAATTGCGCCCCATGCGCCATGCCGATGCCGCGCAATGGCTGGCGATCATGGCCGACCCCGAGGTCATGCGCTATTGGCACCATGCACCTTGGCAAAACCTGGCCGAAGCCGAAAGCGCCCTGGCCGCCGACCGCGAAGCCTATGCCAATGGCGACCAGCTCAAGCTTGGCATGTACCGCCGTGACAACGGCGAACTGATCGGCATGGTCCAGCTGTTCAACATCGACGATGTATCCCGCCGTGGTGAAATCGGCTACTGCCTCGCCAGCGCGGTGCAGGGCAGGGGCTACATGGACGAAGCACTGACCTGCTTCATCGACTACCTCGCCCACACCCTGCACATGCGCCGCCTGGAAGGCGAGATCGACCCGCGCAACCAAGGTTCGGCACGCACTCTGGAGCGCCAGGGCTTCGTGCTGGAAGGCACATTGCGTGCGCGTTGGTGCGTTGCCGGCGAGTTGTCCGATTCGGGTATTTATGGCCTTCTGCTAGAGCCCCCGGTTGCCTAG
- a CDS encoding DUF3077 domain-containing protein: protein MSDHLKSRTTVGAEKFLELYRVEPGVPLDLAFDELSVLIGCIKHLNEEAEMEGDKIAGSAARILSAMAKALVNDMELGLNRGA, encoded by the coding sequence ATGAGCGACCACCTCAAATCCCGCACCACCGTAGGTGCGGAGAAATTCCTTGAGCTGTACCGGGTAGAGCCGGGTGTACCGCTTGATCTGGCATTCGATGAATTGTCGGTGCTGATCGGCTGTATCAAACATTTGAACGAAGAGGCCGAGATGGAGGGCGACAAGATCGCCGGCAGCGCGGCACGTATTCTCAGTGCCATGGCCAAGGCGTTGGTCAATGACATGGAACTGGGATTGAATCGGGGCGCCTGA